From the Accipiter gentilis chromosome 15, bAccGen1.1, whole genome shotgun sequence genome, one window contains:
- the UBE3D gene encoding E3 ubiquitin-protein ligase E3D isoform X2: MAGGFLLEIRRGTQSALLVIREADSPSSPLDVWVAADRVETRGGGSCRAAALPAGVSLAPSSCRGLRRLPGDGLHLRMRLRRPPPSADLVFTLRESLKPQKNYVFYCQSCGDIIVKDRKFLRVLPLPSENWSALVEEWCCHPNPFARSTLHPQHGDCFLGDTFFLLNSGNESHVPESPMCCSETGHHTSQNGSNLKSKENTRVICKRCKTMLGETVSSDTIKYYVTEVIIRPSEGSFSPIPRSQFLQSMVAQCLVELSSAKTMFRFTVKGDNGKIYILIWLLNSDTLLVESLGSSSSHSVFTLFGDTFMPSSGPVGTWNAVKVLYQPCIKSRNKAKTPFLHLQICCTARRGLPCK, encoded by the exons ATGGCGGGAGGGTTCCTGCTGGAGATCAGGCGGGGGACGCAGAGCGCCTTGCTGGTTATCCG CGAGGCGGACTCGCCGAGCTCGCCGCTGGACGTGTGGGTGGCCGCGGATCGTGTGGAAACGAGAGGCGGCGGCAGCTGCCGGGCGGCGGCCCTGCCGGCAGGGGTCAGCCTGGCCCCGTCCTCCTGCCGCGGCCTGCGCCGCCTCCCCGGCGACGGCCTGCACCTGCGCATGCGCCtgcgccgcccgccgccgagcGCCG ACTTGGTTTTTACTTTGAGGGAAAGCCTGAAACCCCAGAAGAATTATGTGTTTTACTGTCAATCCTGTGGTGACATCATAGTAAAAGACCG GAAATTTCTCAGAGTTCTTCCTCTACCAAGTGAAAACTGGAGTGCTTTAGTTGAAGAGTGGTGTTGTCACCCTAACCCCTTTGCTAGAAGCACTTTGCACCCTCAGCATGGTGACTGTTTTCTTGgagacactttttttctgttgaattcaGGAAATGAATCACATGTGCCTGAATCTCCCATGTGCTGCTCAGAGACTGGACACCATACTTCTCAGAATGGCTCCAACTTG aaatcaaaggaaaacacCAGAGTAATTTGTAAGCGCTGCAAGACAATGCTGGGAGAAACAGTGTCATCAG ATACCATTAAATATTATGTCACTGAAGTGATTATTCGACCATCTGAGGGAAGTTTCAGCCCAATACCAAg GTCTCAGTTTCTACAGAGCATGGTTGCTCAGTGTCTTGTGGAATTGTCCTCTGCTAAAACCATGTTTAGATTCACCGTAAAAGGGGATAATGGAAAAATCTATATTCTg aTATGGCTTTTAAATTCTGACACATTGCTGGTGGAGTCTTTAGGAAGTTCCTCCTCCCACAGTGTTTTTACACTGTTTGGAGATACTTTCATGCCTAGCTCTGGACCAGTGGGGACCTGGAATGCTGTCAAAGTCCTTTACCAGCCATGCATTAAAAGCAGGAATAAGGC CAAGACTCCTTTCCTCCACCTACAAATCTGCTGCACAGCTAGAAGAGGTCTTCCTTGCAAGTAA
- the UBE3D gene encoding E3 ubiquitin-protein ligase E3D isoform X1, giving the protein MAGGFLLEIRRGTQSALLVIREADSPSSPLDVWVAADRVETRGGGSCRAAALPAGVSLAPSSCRGLRRLPGDGLHLRMRLRRPPPSADLVFTLRESLKPQKNYVFYCQSCGDIIVKDRKFLRVLPLPSENWSALVEEWCCHPNPFARSTLHPQHGDCFLGDTFFLLNSGNESHVPESPMCCSETGHHTSQNGSNLKSKENTRVICKRCKTMLGETVSSDTIKYYVTEVIIRPSEGSFSPIPRSQFLQSMVAQCLVELSSAKTMFRFTVKGDNGKIYILIWLLNSDTLLVESLGSSSSHSVFTLFGDTFMPSSGPVGTWNAVKVLYQPCIKSRNKAFMSSVNERSISLVPVSRTATEIWNRTKLGTHHMEPLYIYLCFGNELLILVLWVFSVC; this is encoded by the exons ATGGCGGGAGGGTTCCTGCTGGAGATCAGGCGGGGGACGCAGAGCGCCTTGCTGGTTATCCG CGAGGCGGACTCGCCGAGCTCGCCGCTGGACGTGTGGGTGGCCGCGGATCGTGTGGAAACGAGAGGCGGCGGCAGCTGCCGGGCGGCGGCCCTGCCGGCAGGGGTCAGCCTGGCCCCGTCCTCCTGCCGCGGCCTGCGCCGCCTCCCCGGCGACGGCCTGCACCTGCGCATGCGCCtgcgccgcccgccgccgagcGCCG ACTTGGTTTTTACTTTGAGGGAAAGCCTGAAACCCCAGAAGAATTATGTGTTTTACTGTCAATCCTGTGGTGACATCATAGTAAAAGACCG GAAATTTCTCAGAGTTCTTCCTCTACCAAGTGAAAACTGGAGTGCTTTAGTTGAAGAGTGGTGTTGTCACCCTAACCCCTTTGCTAGAAGCACTTTGCACCCTCAGCATGGTGACTGTTTTCTTGgagacactttttttctgttgaattcaGGAAATGAATCACATGTGCCTGAATCTCCCATGTGCTGCTCAGAGACTGGACACCATACTTCTCAGAATGGCTCCAACTTG aaatcaaaggaaaacacCAGAGTAATTTGTAAGCGCTGCAAGACAATGCTGGGAGAAACAGTGTCATCAG ATACCATTAAATATTATGTCACTGAAGTGATTATTCGACCATCTGAGGGAAGTTTCAGCCCAATACCAAg GTCTCAGTTTCTACAGAGCATGGTTGCTCAGTGTCTTGTGGAATTGTCCTCTGCTAAAACCATGTTTAGATTCACCGTAAAAGGGGATAATGGAAAAATCTATATTCTg aTATGGCTTTTAAATTCTGACACATTGCTGGTGGAGTCTTTAGGAAGTTCCTCCTCCCACAGTGTTTTTACACTGTTTGGAGATACTTTCATGCCTAGCTCTGGACCAGTGGGGACCTGGAATGCTGTCAAAGTCCTTTACCAGCCATGCATTAAAAGCAGGAATAAGGC CTTCATGTCATCCGTGAATGAAAGAAGCATCTCTCTTGTTCCAGTCTCCAGGACAGCGACAGAGATATGGAATAGGACCAAACTAGGAACACATCATATGGAGCCTCTCTATATATACCTTTGTTTTGGCAATGAATTATTAATACTTGTGCTCTGGGTATTTTCTGTATGTTAG
- the UBE3D gene encoding E3 ubiquitin-protein ligase E3D isoform X4 has product MKLSALKCEKWGNERETRLLSQCRSLRTALDLVFTLRESLKPQKNYVFYCQSCGDIIVKDRKFLRVLPLPSENWSALVEEWCCHPNPFARSTLHPQHGDCFLGDTFFLLNSGNESHVPESPMCCSETGHHTSQNGSNLKSKENTRVICKRCKTMLGETVSSDTIKYYVTEVIIRPSEGSFSPIPRSQFLQSMVAQCLVELSSAKTMFRFTVKGDNGKIYILIWLLNSDTLLVESLGSSSSHSVFTLFGDTFMPSSGPVGTWNAVKVLYQPCIKSRNKAFMSSVNERSISLVPVSRTATEIWNRTKLGTHHMEPLYIYLCFGNELLILVLWVFSVC; this is encoded by the exons ATGAAACTGTCAGCTTTAAAGTGCGAAAAGTGGGGTAATGAAAGGGAAACGCGGTTGCTGAGCCAGTGCAGGAGTCTGAGAACTGCTCTCG ACTTGGTTTTTACTTTGAGGGAAAGCCTGAAACCCCAGAAGAATTATGTGTTTTACTGTCAATCCTGTGGTGACATCATAGTAAAAGACCG GAAATTTCTCAGAGTTCTTCCTCTACCAAGTGAAAACTGGAGTGCTTTAGTTGAAGAGTGGTGTTGTCACCCTAACCCCTTTGCTAGAAGCACTTTGCACCCTCAGCATGGTGACTGTTTTCTTGgagacactttttttctgttgaattcaGGAAATGAATCACATGTGCCTGAATCTCCCATGTGCTGCTCAGAGACTGGACACCATACTTCTCAGAATGGCTCCAACTTG aaatcaaaggaaaacacCAGAGTAATTTGTAAGCGCTGCAAGACAATGCTGGGAGAAACAGTGTCATCAG ATACCATTAAATATTATGTCACTGAAGTGATTATTCGACCATCTGAGGGAAGTTTCAGCCCAATACCAAg GTCTCAGTTTCTACAGAGCATGGTTGCTCAGTGTCTTGTGGAATTGTCCTCTGCTAAAACCATGTTTAGATTCACCGTAAAAGGGGATAATGGAAAAATCTATATTCTg aTATGGCTTTTAAATTCTGACACATTGCTGGTGGAGTCTTTAGGAAGTTCCTCCTCCCACAGTGTTTTTACACTGTTTGGAGATACTTTCATGCCTAGCTCTGGACCAGTGGGGACCTGGAATGCTGTCAAAGTCCTTTACCAGCCATGCATTAAAAGCAGGAATAAGGC CTTCATGTCATCCGTGAATGAAAGAAGCATCTCTCTTGTTCCAGTCTCCAGGACAGCGACAGAGATATGGAATAGGACCAAACTAGGAACACATCATATGGAGCCTCTCTATATATACCTTTGTTTTGGCAATGAATTATTAATACTTGTGCTCTGGGTATTTTCTGTATGTTAG
- the UBE3D gene encoding E3 ubiquitin-protein ligase E3D isoform X3 produces MAGGFLLEIRRGTQSALLVIREADSPSSPLDVWVAADRVETRGGGSCRAAALPAGVSLAPSSCRGLRRLPGDGLHLRMRLRRPPPSADLVFTLRESLKPQKNYVFYCQSCGDIIVKDRKFLRVLPLPSENWSALVEEWCCHPNPFARSTLHPQHGDCFLGDTFFLLNSGNESHVPESPMCCSETGHHTSQNGSNLKSKENTRVICKRCKTMLGETVSSDTIKYYVTEVIIRPSEGSFSPIPRSQFLQSMVAQCLVELSSAKTMFRFTVKGDNGKIYILIWLLNSDTLLVESLGSSSSHSVFTLFGDTFMPSSGPVGTWNAVKVLYQPCIKSRNKALVVALFQKETGH; encoded by the exons ATGGCGGGAGGGTTCCTGCTGGAGATCAGGCGGGGGACGCAGAGCGCCTTGCTGGTTATCCG CGAGGCGGACTCGCCGAGCTCGCCGCTGGACGTGTGGGTGGCCGCGGATCGTGTGGAAACGAGAGGCGGCGGCAGCTGCCGGGCGGCGGCCCTGCCGGCAGGGGTCAGCCTGGCCCCGTCCTCCTGCCGCGGCCTGCGCCGCCTCCCCGGCGACGGCCTGCACCTGCGCATGCGCCtgcgccgcccgccgccgagcGCCG ACTTGGTTTTTACTTTGAGGGAAAGCCTGAAACCCCAGAAGAATTATGTGTTTTACTGTCAATCCTGTGGTGACATCATAGTAAAAGACCG GAAATTTCTCAGAGTTCTTCCTCTACCAAGTGAAAACTGGAGTGCTTTAGTTGAAGAGTGGTGTTGTCACCCTAACCCCTTTGCTAGAAGCACTTTGCACCCTCAGCATGGTGACTGTTTTCTTGgagacactttttttctgttgaattcaGGAAATGAATCACATGTGCCTGAATCTCCCATGTGCTGCTCAGAGACTGGACACCATACTTCTCAGAATGGCTCCAACTTG aaatcaaaggaaaacacCAGAGTAATTTGTAAGCGCTGCAAGACAATGCTGGGAGAAACAGTGTCATCAG ATACCATTAAATATTATGTCACTGAAGTGATTATTCGACCATCTGAGGGAAGTTTCAGCCCAATACCAAg GTCTCAGTTTCTACAGAGCATGGTTGCTCAGTGTCTTGTGGAATTGTCCTCTGCTAAAACCATGTTTAGATTCACCGTAAAAGGGGATAATGGAAAAATCTATATTCTg aTATGGCTTTTAAATTCTGACACATTGCTGGTGGAGTCTTTAGGAAGTTCCTCCTCCCACAGTGTTTTTACACTGTTTGGAGATACTTTCATGCCTAGCTCTGGACCAGTGGGGACCTGGAATGCTGTCAAAGTCCTTTACCAGCCATGCATTAAAAGCAGGAATAAGGC CCTGGTAGTGGcattatttcaaaaagaaacGGGGCActga